The Pseudomonas marvdashtae genome has a segment encoding these proteins:
- the typA gene encoding translational GTPase TypA: MIENLRNIAIIAHVDHGKTTLVDKLLRQSGTLERNELNDERVMDSNDQEKERGITILAKNTAINWNGYHINIVDTPGHADFGGEVERVMSMVDSVLLLVDAQDGPMPQTRFVTKKAFEAGLRPIVVINKVDRPGARPDWVLDQIFDLFDNLGATEEQLDFKVVYASALNGIAGLDHTAMAEDMTPLYQSIVDDVPAPKVDRDGPFQMQISALDYNSFLGVIGVGRIARGRIKPNTPVVAIDADGKRRNGRILKLMGHHGLHRIDVEEAAAGDIVCISGFDQLFISDTLCDPLNVEAMKPLTVDEPTVSMTFQVNDSPFCGREGKFVTSRNIKERLDKELLYNVALRVEEGDSADKFKVSGRGELHLSVLIETMRREGFEMGVGRPEVIIRMVDGVKHEPYENVTIDLPEESQGAIMEQMGLRKGDLTNMVPDGKGRVRLEYNIPARGLIGFRNEFLTLTSGGGILTSIFDRYDVMKSGDMSGRQNGVLVSVATGKALTYSLETLQARGKLFVEHGQDIYEGQIVGLNSRDNDLGVNPTKGKKLDNMRASGKDETIALVPPVKFTLEQALEFVQEDELCEVTPKSIRLRKKILGESERTRAAKKSGN, from the coding sequence GTGATCGAAAATCTACGCAACATCGCCATCATTGCTCACGTTGACCATGGTAAGACCACCCTGGTAGACAAACTCTTGCGTCAATCCGGCACCCTGGAGCGCAACGAGCTCAACGACGAGCGCGTGATGGACTCCAACGACCAGGAAAAAGAGCGCGGTATTACCATCCTGGCGAAAAACACCGCCATCAACTGGAACGGCTACCACATCAACATCGTGGATACCCCGGGCCACGCCGACTTCGGCGGTGAAGTAGAGCGCGTGATGTCGATGGTCGACTCCGTGCTGCTGCTGGTCGACGCCCAGGACGGCCCTATGCCGCAAACCCGTTTCGTGACCAAGAAGGCTTTCGAAGCCGGCCTGCGTCCGATCGTGGTCATCAACAAGGTTGACCGTCCAGGCGCGCGTCCGGATTGGGTTCTGGACCAGATCTTCGACCTGTTCGACAACCTCGGTGCCACCGAAGAACAGCTGGACTTCAAAGTCGTCTACGCCTCGGCCCTGAACGGCATTGCCGGTCTGGACCACACCGCCATGGCTGAAGACATGACCCCGCTGTACCAGTCGATCGTCGACGACGTACCTGCGCCGAAAGTCGACCGTGACGGTCCGTTCCAGATGCAGATCTCGGCACTGGACTACAACAGCTTCCTGGGTGTTATCGGTGTTGGCCGTATCGCCCGTGGTCGCATCAAGCCGAACACCCCGGTGGTCGCCATCGACGCCGACGGCAAGCGCCGCAACGGTCGTATCCTCAAGCTGATGGGTCACCACGGCCTGCACCGCATCGACGTTGAAGAAGCAGCGGCCGGCGACATCGTCTGCATCAGCGGCTTCGACCAGCTGTTCATCTCCGACACCCTGTGCGACCCACTGAACGTCGAAGCGATGAAGCCGCTGACCGTTGACGAACCTACCGTTTCGATGACCTTTCAGGTTAACGACTCGCCGTTCTGCGGCCGCGAAGGCAAGTTCGTGACCAGCCGTAACATCAAGGAACGCCTGGACAAGGAACTGCTCTACAACGTTGCCCTGCGCGTTGAAGAAGGCGACTCGGCCGACAAGTTCAAAGTGTCTGGCCGTGGTGAGCTGCACCTCTCGGTACTGATCGAAACCATGCGTCGCGAAGGCTTCGAAATGGGTGTAGGTCGTCCTGAAGTGATCATCCGCATGGTTGATGGCGTCAAGCACGAACCGTACGAAAACGTGACCATCGACCTGCCGGAAGAATCCCAGGGCGCGATCATGGAGCAAATGGGCCTGCGTAAAGGCGACCTGACCAACATGGTTCCGGATGGCAAGGGCCGTGTGCGCCTTGAGTACAACATCCCGGCCCGTGGCCTGATCGGTTTCCGTAACGAATTCCTGACCCTGACCTCCGGCGGCGGCATCCTGACTTCGATCTTCGATCGTTACGACGTGATGAAGTCCGGCGACATGTCCGGCCGTCAGAACGGCGTGCTGGTATCGGTTGCGACCGGCAAGGCACTGACCTATTCGTTGGAAACCCTGCAAGCGCGCGGCAAGCTGTTCGTCGAGCACGGCCAGGATATCTACGAAGGTCAAATCGTCGGCCTCAACAGCCGCGACAACGACCTGGGCGTGAACCCGACCAAGGGCAAGAAGCTCGACAACATGCGTGCTTCGGGCAAAGACGAAACCATCGCACTGGTTCCGCCGGTCAAGTTCACCCTGGAGCAAGCTCTGGAGTTCGTACAAGAAGACGAACTCTGTGAAGTGACGCCGAAGTCGATTCGCCTGCGTAAGAAAATCCTTGGCGAAAGCGAGCGTACCCGCGCTGCCAAGAAAAGCGGTAACTGA
- a CDS encoding YkgJ family cysteine cluster protein has translation MMKPNLIAAAEIDRLDTWAKYSAPMCGSCVSSCCTLPVEVKIKDLIRIGIVDEFELGDPPKNIAKRLQKEGIVERYNQKSEIFTLQRMSNNDCLYLDRKSRLCTIYEKRPDTCRNHPRVGPRPGFCAYKPKEVERERNPRTLDKF, from the coding sequence ATGATGAAGCCCAACCTGATCGCCGCCGCGGAGATCGACCGACTCGATACCTGGGCCAAGTACTCCGCCCCGATGTGCGGTTCCTGCGTGTCGAGCTGCTGCACGCTGCCGGTAGAGGTCAAGATCAAGGACCTGATCCGCATCGGCATCGTCGATGAGTTCGAGCTGGGCGACCCGCCGAAAAACATCGCCAAGCGCCTGCAAAAGGAGGGGATCGTCGAGCGCTACAACCAGAAGTCGGAAATCTTCACGCTCCAGCGCATGAGTAACAACGATTGCCTGTATCTGGACCGCAAGAGCCGGCTGTGCACCATTTACGAGAAACGCCCGGACACCTGCCGCAATCACCCGCGGGTCGGACCACGGCCGGGTTTCTGCGCCTACAAGCCCAAGGAAGTGGAACGCGAGCGTAATCCACGGACGCTGGACAAATTTTGA
- a CDS encoding glycogen/starch/alpha-glucan phosphorylase, which translates to MTQEPLVREAEVAAFRDAVLTKLTYAVGKDPDHAFDHDWFEAIALAARDHMVEHWMDHTRQIYRKGQKRVYYLSLEFLIGRLLYDSLSNLGLLDTAREALTELGVDLERIRLLEPDAALGNGGLGRLAACFMESMSTLGIAGHGYGIRYEHGLFRQAIVDGWQQEQTEHWLDFGNPWEFERPEVAYPIGFGGSVETVTDDAGKTRQVWSPAETVRAIAYDTPVVGWRGASVNTLRLWRARAVEDLHLERFNAGDHLGAVAEVARAESISRVLYPADSTEAGQELRLRQEYFFVAASLQDLLRRHRNMHTSVLTLGDHAAIQLNDTHPSIAVAELMRQLVDVYDVAWDAAWQVTQDTLSYTNHTLLPEALETWPVGLMERMLPRHMQIIYLINAQHIDSLRAKGVHDFDVLRSVSLIEEDNGRRVRMGNLAFLGSHSVNGVSALHTQLMRSTVFSEMHKLYPDRINNKTNGITFRRWLFQANAELTSMMVDALGPSVLDNPEERLIELEPFADKPAFRKQFAEQRLHSKKALAYLIHERLGIAVNPAAMFDVQVKRIHEYKRQLLNLMHTVALYQAIRAEPEVDWVPRVKIFAGKAAASYHQAKLIIKLTNDIARVVNNDPTVRGLLKVVFLPNYNVSLAESIIPAADLSEQISTAGFEASGTSNMKFGLNGALTIGTMDGANVEMHERVGGEHMFIFGLTAEQVEARKRNGEFSAAPDVAASHRLNDVLQAIRGGVFSPDDPMRYTGLVDSLVDYDRFLVCADFDAYWNAQAKVEERWHDSKQWWRSAVLNTARMGWFSSDRTIREYATDIWKALD; encoded by the coding sequence ATGACTCAAGAACCACTTGTTCGCGAAGCGGAGGTTGCCGCGTTTCGCGACGCCGTGTTGACCAAACTCACTTATGCCGTCGGCAAGGATCCCGATCATGCGTTTGATCACGATTGGTTCGAAGCCATAGCCCTTGCCGCCCGCGATCACATGGTCGAACACTGGATGGACCACACGCGGCAGATCTACCGCAAGGGCCAGAAGCGGGTCTATTACCTCTCCCTGGAATTTCTCATCGGTCGCCTGCTCTATGACAGCCTCAGCAACCTCGGCCTTCTGGACACCGCCCGCGAGGCGTTGACCGAGCTGGGCGTGGACCTGGAGCGCATCCGCCTGCTGGAGCCCGACGCGGCCTTGGGCAACGGTGGCCTCGGTCGCTTGGCGGCGTGCTTCATGGAAAGCATGTCGACCTTGGGCATTGCTGGCCATGGCTATGGCATCCGCTATGAGCACGGCCTGTTCCGCCAGGCGATTGTCGATGGCTGGCAGCAGGAGCAGACCGAGCACTGGCTGGATTTCGGCAACCCCTGGGAGTTCGAGCGGCCGGAGGTGGCCTACCCGATCGGCTTTGGCGGCAGCGTCGAGACCGTCACCGACGACGCCGGCAAGACCCGCCAGGTCTGGTCCCCGGCAGAAACCGTACGGGCCATCGCCTACGACACACCGGTAGTGGGCTGGCGCGGTGCCAGCGTCAATACCCTGCGCCTGTGGCGCGCCCGCGCTGTGGAAGACCTGCACCTGGAGCGCTTCAACGCTGGCGACCACCTCGGCGCAGTGGCCGAAGTGGCCCGGGCCGAGAGTATTTCCCGCGTGCTGTACCCGGCTGATAGCACCGAGGCTGGCCAGGAGTTGCGCCTGCGTCAGGAGTATTTTTTCGTCGCCGCTTCGTTGCAGGATTTGCTGCGCCGTCATCGCAACATGCACACCTCGGTACTGACCCTGGGCGATCACGCCGCCATCCAACTCAACGACACCCACCCATCGATTGCCGTGGCCGAGTTGATGCGCCAGTTGGTAGACGTCTACGACGTGGCATGGGACGCTGCCTGGCAGGTCACCCAGGACACGCTGTCCTACACCAACCACACACTGCTGCCTGAAGCCCTGGAAACCTGGCCCGTGGGTCTGATGGAGCGCATGTTGCCGCGGCACATGCAGATCATCTACCTGATTAACGCCCAGCACATCGATTCGCTGCGGGCCAAGGGCGTGCACGACTTCGACGTGCTGCGTTCGGTGTCGCTGATCGAGGAAGACAACGGCCGTCGGGTGCGCATGGGTAACCTCGCGTTCCTGGGTTCCCACAGCGTCAACGGCGTATCCGCACTGCACACGCAATTGATGCGCAGCACTGTGTTCTCCGAGATGCACAAGCTTTACCCGGACCGGATCAACAACAAGACCAACGGCATCACCTTCCGCCGCTGGCTGTTCCAAGCCAACGCCGAATTGACCTCGATGATGGTCGACGCCCTCGGCCCGAGCGTGCTCGACAACCCCGAGGAGCGCCTGATCGAGCTGGAACCGTTCGCTGACAAGCCGGCGTTCCGCAAGCAGTTCGCCGAACAGCGCCTGCACAGCAAGAAGGCCTTGGCCTACCTGATCCACGAGCGGCTGGGCATCGCCGTCAACCCGGCGGCGATGTTCGACGTGCAGGTCAAGCGGATCCACGAATACAAGCGCCAATTGCTCAACCTGATGCACACCGTGGCGCTGTACCAGGCGATCCGCGCCGAGCCGGAAGTGGACTGGGTACCACGGGTGAAGATCTTCGCCGGCAAGGCCGCCGCCAGTTATCACCAGGCCAAGCTGATCATCAAACTGACCAACGACATCGCCCGCGTGGTCAACAACGACCCGACCGTGCGCGGCCTGCTCAAGGTGGTGTTCCTGCCTAACTACAACGTCAGCCTGGCCGAGAGCATCATCCCGGCGGCTGACCTGTCGGAGCAGATTTCCACCGCCGGTTTCGAGGCGTCGGGTACCAGCAACATGAAGTTCGGCCTCAACGGCGCGTTGACCATCGGCACCATGGACGGCGCCAACGTGGAAATGCACGAGCGGGTCGGTGGCGAGCACATGTTCATATTCGGCCTGACCGCCGAGCAGGTGGAAGCGCGCAAGCGCAACGGTGAATTCAGCGCCGCGCCGGACGTCGCCGCGTCCCACAGGCTCAACGACGTGCTGCAGGCGATTCGTGGCGGCGTGTTCTCGCCGGACGATCCGATGCGCTACACCGGGCTGGTGGACTCGCTGGTGGATTATGACCGCTTCCTGGTCTGCGCCGATTTCGACGCGTATTGGAACGCCCAGGCCAAGGTCGAGGAGCGTTGGCACGACTCCAAGCAGTGGTGGCGTTCGGCGGTGCTCAACACCGCGCGCATGGGCTGGTTCTCCTCCGACCGGACCATTCGCGAATACGCCACCGACATCTGGAAGGCCCTGGACTGA